The Rhizobium rhododendri nucleotide sequence CGTGGAACTCCTCCGCAGCGGCTTCCTCTGCGATTGCAGGCGGCACTCCGGCTTCGGCATGCTCGGCCTCGACGTCGCGAATAGCGGCTTCGAGCTTCTCGAGCTGGCGCTGCAGCATCGTCTCCGGCGGTCGCGGCTTCATGCTTTCCAGCTGGCGCTGTACGGCACCGCGAGCGCGGGCATAAACTTTCACCCGCATTTCGGGTGTATTGTCGGACAAGCCATCTACGGCACGTCGGATGACTGCTACAAAATCCGCCATCAGTACTTTCTCGTGATGTCCAGCAGTAAGGCCGAACAGCGTTTTATCGTTGGCGCGACATTAATCCTCAAACGGATCAGTCACAAGTATGGTGTCGTCGCGCTCCGGGCTGGTCGAAAGAAGCGCTACGGGGGCACCGATCAGCTCTTCCACCTGTCGCACATATTTGATCGCCTGAGCTGGCAGGTCGGCCCATTTGCGGGCGCCGACGGTCGATTCTTTCCAACCCTCAAGCGTAATATATACCGGCTCGACCCGCGCTTGCGCACCCTGGCTTGCCGGCAGGTGGTCAATCTGCACGCCGTCGAGCATGTAACCGACGCAGATCTTCAGTTCTTCCAGTCCGTCCAGCACGTCGAGCTTGGTCAGCGCGATGCCGGTGATGCCGTTGGTGGCGACCGACTGGCGCACCAGCGCCGCGTCGAACCAGCCACACCGACGTTTACGCCCGGTAACTGTGCCGAATTCATGACCTTTCTCGCCAAGAAACTGGCCAATCTCGTCTGTCAGTTCCGTCGGGAAAGGCCCTTCGCCGACGCGGGTGGTGTAGGCCTTGGTGATGCCGAGGATGTAACCCAGCGATCCCGGCCCCATGCCGGAACCGGCCGAGGCCTGCCCTGCAACGGTGTTCGATGAGGTAACGAAGGGATAGGTGCCGTGGTCGATGTCGAGCAGCGAGCCCTGCGCGCCCTCGAACAGGATGCGCGCACCGCGACGGCGCTCCTTGTCGAGAAGAAGCCAGACGGTTTCGCGGAACGGCAGCACGCGGTCGGCGACTGACGTCAGTTCTTCCATGATCGTTTCGTGGGACACTTCGGCAACGCCGAGGCCGCGACGCAGCGCATTGTGGTGCGTAAGAATGCGGTCGACCTTGGCGGGCAGAGTTTCGAGATCGGCAAGATCCATGAAGCGGATCGACCGGCGGCCGACCTTGTCTTCGTAGGCAGGGCCGATGCCCCGACGTGTGGTACCGATCTTGGTGCCGCTGTTGCTGGCAGCATCTTCGCGCAGCGCATCGAGTTCACGGTGCAGCGAAAGGATCAGCGTGGCATTGTCGGCAACGCGCAGGTTTTCAGGCGTGATCTTGACGCCCTGAACAGCGAGCCGATCGATTTCGGCCAGCAGCGCATGCGGATCGACGACCACGCCATTGCCGATGACGCCCATCTTGCCCGGCCGCACGACGCCAGAAGGCAGCAGCGACAGCTTGTAGCTGATGCCGTCGATGACGAGTGTATGGCCGGCATTGTGGCCGCCCTGGAAGCGGACAACGATGTCCGCGCGCTCCGAAAGCCAGTCGACAATCTTGCCCTTGCCTTCGTCACCCCATTGCGAACCGATCACGACCACGTTCGTCATTTGTCTCTTCCTGCTTCCTGCGCAAAGATGCGCCTTGCCCAAACCCGCGCATCTATAAAGCGTTGCTTTTCGGAAAGCGACCCCGTTGTCGGCGGAGATCGCGCTTTTGCAGGGCAAATCAAGCGGAACGACAACAGCCGGCTAGACACTTCGCCCTGTCGTCAGCCACTGAGGGGGTGACGGGGCCGGCGGAACTCGGAAACAGGGCTTGGAGCCTGGCACGGTCCCGGTCACGCAACCTTGCGAAACGGACCAGCCTGCGACGTCTGCAGCCCCAGCGCATGCAGCATTTCGGCAAGCTTCACGGCCGCAGCCACGCCGTCGATCACGGGCACGCCGTGTTCGAGGCTAAGCTGCAGGGCAAGATCCGCCATGCCGGCGCAACCGAGGACGATGGCATCGGCATCGTCCTTCACCAATGCGGTTGCAATCTCGAGCGAGATGGTGCGACAGGCATCGGAGCCTTCACGCTCGAGTTCCAGCACCGGTACTTCTGAAGCCCTCACCCGGGCACATCGGAGACTGAAACCGTAGGCACGAACATTGTCCTCGATGACAGGCACCGACACGGACAGGGTCGTGACGACGCTAAATCTCGACGCAACCAGCGTGGCTGCATGAAAGGCCGCCTCCCCGATGCCGATCACCGGCCGCGCGGTTCGCCTGCGCGCCTCGTAGAGCCCGGTATCGTCGAAGCAGGCGATGATGACGGCGTCGAAATCCTCGACATTGGACCGCTCGATTTCATACAGCAGCCCAGGCAAGGCCGCCTCGCCGTCCTCGGGTCCCTGAATGCTGACGGGGCCGATGACGGGATTGCGGGCAACGACTTCCGTCCCCGGGCTTGCAACCGCCCGCGCCGCGATGCCGATCTTGTCCGTCATCGACGCCGTCGTGTTGGGGTTTATCACCAGGATCCGCATGCGCTCAGACCCCCTTGCCGGCATCCGAACCCACGGCAGCGCGCCGCCGGCTGACATACATGCCGATGCCGACGCAGGAGAGGATGATGGTGAAGGAGAACAGCGTCGTCACCGTGCCGAGCGCATAAAGAACCGGCGTGGTGACATTGGTGGTCATCCCATAGATCTCCAGCGGCAGCGTATTGAACGAGCCCGACGTCATCAGCGTCCGGGCAAACTCGTCGTAGGAGAGCGAAAAGCCGAACAGCCCGACGCCGATCAGGCTCGGCGCGATCATCGGCAGCACGACGTGGCGAAACGTCTGCCACGAACTCGCACCGAGGTCGCGCGCAGCTTCCTCATACGATGGAGAAAAACGGTTGAAGACGGCAAACATGATCAGCACGCCGAACGGCAGCGTCCAGGTCAGGTGGGCGCCGAACGCCGAGGAATACCAGGCCGGCGCAAATCCGAGCTGCTGGAAGACGACGCCGATGCCGAGCGAGATGATAATCGACGGCACCACGAGGCTGGCGACCGTTCCGTAGAAGACCAGCGAGGCACCACGGAACTTGCGCCGGAAGGCGAGGCCAGCCAGCAGCGACACCACGACGGTCACGACCATCACCATAAGGCCAAGAAAGAAGGACCGCTGGAAAGCCGCACCGAAATCGCCGACCGACTGCTTTTCGAACAGGTTTGCGAACCAGTGGAACGATACGCCGTTGAGCGGAAATGTCAGGCCGCCGTCCGGTCCCTGGAAGGAGAGGATGAAGATCGCCGAAAACGGCCCGTACAGGAACAGCACGAACAGGATGAAGAAGGCGGTGAGCACGTAGAACTCGAGAGGGCGTTTGTCGGCGTTCATCTCAAAGCTCCTTGCGGATATCGACGACGCGCAGGATGGCGGCAACCATCAGCAGCACGAGGACCAGCAGCACCACGGCGTTGGCGGCAGCGGCCGGATATTGCAGCAGCGACATCTGGTTCTTCATCATCAGCGCCACCGAGGCACTCTGGCCGCCGGACATCACCTGCACGGTGGAGAAATCGGCCATGACTAGCGTCACCACGAAAATCGAGCCGATGGCGATGCCGGGCTTGGCGAGCGGAATCACCACGTTCCAGAGGATCTGCCAACCGGTCGCCCCGGCATCGCGGGCCGCCTCGAACAGCGAGCGATCGATGCGCATCAGCGTGTTGAAGATCGGCGTCACCATGAACAGCGTGTAGAGGTGGACCATGGCGAGCACCACGGCGAAATCGGAATAGAGCAGCCACTCGATCGGCTTTGGAATGATGCCGGCACTGATCAGCGCCGAATTGATCAGCCCGTTTCGCCCGAGCACCGGGATCCAGGAGATCATGCGGATGATGTTGGACGTCAGGAACGGTACCGTGCAGATGAGAAACAGCACCATCTGCGTCGACGGCTTGCGGATGTGGAAGGCGAGGTAATAGGCAACCCAGAACCCGATGAACAGGGTGATCGCCCAGACGATCAGCATGAATTCTATGGTGTGGAGATAGGTCTTCCAGGTGACCCACGACTCGAGGCTGTCCGAATAGTTGGTGAGCAACATCGCCGGATAGATGCCGGCAAAATCATAGTCCCAGAAACTGACGACAGCGATCATCAGGATCGGCAGGATGAAGAAGAAGCCGAGAATGACAAGCAGCGGCAGCGCCTGGAGATACGAAACGACCCCGAGCGGAACCGTCAAGTTGCGTCTTTGCGGCTTGTCGAGCTGTGTCGTTGCTGATGCCATTCTACGGTATCTCCGATTTTTCCTGATCTCCCCCCTTGTGGGGAAGATGTCGGCAGAGCCGACAGAGGGGGGATGGCCGCAGATCTGGAGTTTGCCGCACCGCCCCCCTTTGTCACTTCGTGACATCTCCCCCACAAGGAGGGAGATGAAAAGGTGCCTTAGGCAGCGATGAATTCGTTCCAGCGCTTTACCATGTAGCGGTCCTCGTCCATGACCGAGTTCCAGCAGGCGACGTGGCCCATGCGCTCTTCGAACGAGCCGCCGTCGCGGACTGCTCCGGCCTTCTCCATGACCTTGCCTTCAGGCGACATGATATCGCCCTGTGCCGGCTTGCCCTCGATCCAGTAGCCCCACTCGTCGGCCGTCATGAAGTTCTTGGCGGTGTCCATGCAGGCAGAGTAATAGCCCTGGCGGTTGAGGTAGCCGCCGACCCAGCCGGACGTGTACCAGTTGATGTACTCGTAGGCCGCGTCGAGTTCGGCGCCCTTCAGGTGCTTGGCAAGGCCGAGACCGCCGCCCCACGAACGATAGCCTTCCTTCAGTGGCTGGAACTTGCAGGCGATGCCCTTGGAGCGGACGGCGGCAACGGCCGGCGACCACATGGACTGGATGACGACTTCGCCCGATGCCATCAGGTTGACGCTCTCGTCGAAGGACTTCCAGAAGGCGCGGAACTGGCCGGCCTGCTTGGTCTTGATCAGGAAGTCGATCGTTTTGTCGATCTCCGCCTTGGTCATGTTGCCCTTGTCGGCATATTTCAGCTGACCGGAGGCTTCCATGATCATGGCAGCGTCCATGATGCCGATCGACGGAATGTTGAGGATCGCCGTCTTGCCCTTGAAGGCAGGGTCGAGGATGTCGGCCCAGGAGGTGATGTCGCGACCGACGAGGTCCGGCCGGATGCCTAGCGTGTCGGCGTTGTAGATGGTCGGGACCATCGTCATCCATTCGGTCGGTGTCTTCGAGAACTTCTTGGAGTCCGGGCCGTCGACGAAGCCGACCGTGTGCGGCGCGGTACCCTGTGCGATGACGCTGTCGGGCTTCAGCTTGCCGGTGATGAACAGCGGCACGATCTTGTCGAAGTATTTGAGC carries:
- a CDS encoding adenylosuccinate synthase, translated to MTNVVVIGSQWGDEGKGKIVDWLSERADIVVRFQGGHNAGHTLVIDGISYKLSLLPSGVVRPGKMGVIGNGVVVDPHALLAEIDRLAVQGVKITPENLRVADNATLILSLHRELDALREDAASNSGTKIGTTRRGIGPAYEDKVGRRSIRFMDLADLETLPAKVDRILTHHNALRRGLGVAEVSHETIMEELTSVADRVLPFRETVWLLLDKERRRGARILFEGAQGSLLDIDHGTYPFVTSSNTVAGQASAGSGMGPGSLGYILGITKAYTTRVGEGPFPTELTDEIGQFLGEKGHEFGTVTGRKRRCGWFDAALVRQSVATNGITGIALTKLDVLDGLEELKICVGYMLDGVQIDHLPASQGAQARVEPVYITLEGWKESTVGARKWADLPAQAIKYVRQVEELIGAPVALLSTSPERDDTILVTDPFED
- a CDS encoding aspartate/glutamate racemase family protein; amino-acid sequence: MRILVINPNTTASMTDKIGIAARAVASPGTEVVARNPVIGPVSIQGPEDGEAALPGLLYEIERSNVEDFDAVIIACFDDTGLYEARRRTARPVIGIGEAAFHAATLVASRFSVVTTLSVSVPVIEDNVRAYGFSLRCARVRASEVPVLELEREGSDACRTISLEIATALVKDDADAIVLGCAGMADLALQLSLEHGVPVIDGVAAAVKLAEMLHALGLQTSQAGPFRKVA
- a CDS encoding ABC transporter permease; translated protein: MNADKRPLEFYVLTAFFILFVLFLYGPFSAIFILSFQGPDGGLTFPLNGVSFHWFANLFEKQSVGDFGAAFQRSFFLGLMVMVVTVVVSLLAGLAFRRKFRGASLVFYGTVASLVVPSIIISLGIGVVFQQLGFAPAWYSSAFGAHLTWTLPFGVLIMFAVFNRFSPSYEEAARDLGASSWQTFRHVVLPMIAPSLIGVGLFGFSLSYDEFARTLMTSGSFNTLPLEIYGMTTNVTTPVLYALGTVTTLFSFTIILSCVGIGMYVSRRRAAVGSDAGKGV
- a CDS encoding ABC transporter permease, giving the protein MASATTQLDKPQRRNLTVPLGVVSYLQALPLLVILGFFFILPILMIAVVSFWDYDFAGIYPAMLLTNYSDSLESWVTWKTYLHTIEFMLIVWAITLFIGFWVAYYLAFHIRKPSTQMVLFLICTVPFLTSNIIRMISWIPVLGRNGLINSALISAGIIPKPIEWLLYSDFAVVLAMVHLYTLFMVTPIFNTLMRIDRSLFEAARDAGATGWQILWNVVIPLAKPGIAIGSIFVVTLVMADFSTVQVMSGGQSASVALMMKNQMSLLQYPAAAANAVVLLVLVLLMVAAILRVVDIRKEL
- a CDS encoding ABC transporter substrate-binding protein, with protein sequence MTKDTKSTKPAKGISRRNLLKTCAAGLGAVVGSGLVTGFPTIWAQNPITLRQFGTGVSNLNAIADKCKADLGITLQMTATDSDAAAQRAVTQPNSYDIADIEYWIAKKVYPAGVMQPMNTKKLKYFDKIVPLFITGKLKPDSVIAQGTAPHTVGFVDGPDSKKFSKTPTEWMTMVPTIYNADTLGIRPDLVGRDITSWADILDPAFKGKTAILNIPSIGIMDAAMIMEASGQLKYADKGNMTKAEIDKTIDFLIKTKQAGQFRAFWKSFDESVNLMASGEVVIQSMWSPAVAAVRSKGIACKFQPLKEGYRSWGGGLGLAKHLKGAELDAAYEYINWYTSGWVGGYLNRQGYYSACMDTAKNFMTADEWGYWIEGKPAQGDIMSPEGKVMEKAGAVRDGGSFEERMGHVACWNSVMDEDRYMVKRWNEFIAA